One region of Quercus lobata isolate SW786 chromosome 2, ValleyOak3.0 Primary Assembly, whole genome shotgun sequence genomic DNA includes:
- the LOC115976716 gene encoding senescence-associated carboxylesterase 101-like isoform X2 codes for MTQTDQYFSSGLELANFAVIPDILQQAWTAISELYKETSQNEGPSSSVKLKIYEPPNCTLIAFFTWPANSKDCVQGNEGGDFVTSSALKGYFPHLNFLCTKSNPKFSVNKPALELFTSIFDVLPKSVMANSKPLIITGNSLGGSVASLFTLSLLEKINFTNTKRPLCITFGSPLIGDEGLQEAISNYPTWNSCFLHVVSDQDPVPRVLINGYQPFGTFLLCSKLGCSCFEDPRTILELLKATYSGSPGNQDPNPVFDVYGTFVKDINRKVICKDNTMLPEGTTQPLRACITKQIVATGLMQPEQQRQNVDVNIIITETEKREKLSPKREALDPTKWLNDIKVYMAYLEQYKKLSKDDGIGYYDRYKFERMTTTYMDLEKYKKSLTIYWKDMVDQAEKRPQTIGAFLRTRMLFGGTNYRRMIEPLDIANYYNKGLSDYINNGRSEHYKKLEQWLKETEKPSSSSGPNDLKKQNVKSILTEDSCFWAQVEEALILCESLTGRESSVMNKESSKKKRKASAMDEESSKKKLVEFENYVYGLLKNYAVSSEIFLPKSSFMKWWGEYREIMGTSYSSSLTNFLKNDNNYEAYAKGSLVF; via the exons ATGACCCAAACTGATCAGTA TTTTAGCAGTGGGTTAGAGTTGGCAAATTTCGCGGTGATCCCTGATATCCTACAGCAAGCATGGACTGCAATTAGTGAACTATATAAAGAAACCAGTCAAAATGAAGGACCATCTTCCTCagtgaaattaaaaatttatgagCCACCAAACTGTACACTCATAGCTTTTTTCACTTGGCCTGCTAATAGCAAAGACTGTGTTCAGGGAAACGAAGGAGGAGATTTTGTTACATCATCAGCTCTTAAGGGGTATTTTCCTCACCTCAATTTCCTGTGCACCAAAAGCAACCCAAAGTTCTCCGTTAACAAACCTGCGTTGGAGCTTTTTACCTCCATTTTTGATGTGCTCCCGAAATCTGTG ATGGCCAATTCCAAACCATTAATTATCACTGGAAACTCGCTAGGAGGATCTGTTGCATCTCTCTTCACCTTGTCACTACtagaaaaaatcaattttacaAACACCAAACGCCCACTTTGCATCACTTTTGGTTCACCCCTTATTGGTGATGAAGGTCTGCAAGAAGCCATATCAAACTATCCAACATGGAACTCTTGCTTTTTGCATGTAGTTTCTGACCAGGATCCAGTTCCTAGAGTCTTAATTAATGGTTACCAGCCTTTTGGCACATTTCTCTTGTGTTCAAAGCTGGGTTGTTCTTGTTTTGAGGATCCTCGAACCATTTTGGAGTTGTTGAAGGCAACCTATTCAGGGAGTCCTGGAAATCAAGATCCTAATCCAGTTTTTGACGTCTATGGAACATTTGTGAAGGATATCAACCGAAAGGTAATTTGTAAGGATAATACAATGTTGCCTGAAGGAACTACACAACCATTACGGGCATGCATTACTAAACAAATAGTAGCAACTGGACTGATGCAACCAGAG CAACAACGACAGAATGTTGACGTCAACATTATCATTACAGAGACAGAAAAACGGGAAAAATTGTCACCAAAAAGGGAGGCTCTTGATCCCACCAAGTGGTTGAATGACATTAAAGTGTATATGGCCTACCTAGAACAGTATAAGAAGTTGTCTAAAGACGATGGAATTGGATACTATGACAGATATAAGTTTGAAAGAATGACTACAACTTATATGGATCTGGAAAAGTATAAAAAATCCCTCACAATTTACTGGAAAGATATGGTTGATCAAGCAGAGAAAAGGCCCCAGACAATAGGTGCCTTCCTTCGTACCCGAATGCTCTTTGGGGGAACAAATTACCGAAGGATGATTGAACCATTGGATATAGCTAATTACTACAACAAGGGCTTAAGCGACTACATAAATAATGGAAGGTCTGAACATTACAAAAAATTGGAGCAATGGCTGAAAGAAACTGAGAAACCTTCAAGTTCAAGTGGTCCAAATGATTTGAAGAAACAGAATGTGAAGTCAATTCTGACGGAGGATTCTTGCTTTTGGGCACAAGTTGAGGAGGCTCTCATTTTATGCGAATCGTTGACGGGCAGAGAATCAAGTGTTATGAACAAAGAATCATCAAAGAAGAAACGAAAAGCAAGTGCTATGGACGAAGaatcatcaaagaaaaaactGGTTGAGTTTGAAAACTATGTATACGGTTTGTTGAAAAATTATGCAGTATCTTCTGAGATTTTCTTACCTAAGAGCAGCTTCATGAAATGGTGGGGAGAGTATAGAGAAATTATGGGAACTTCTTATAGTTCTAGTCTCACTAACTTTCTCAAGAATGACAACAATTACGAGGCTTATGCTAAAGGCTCCCTGGTCTTTTAA
- the LOC115976716 gene encoding senescence-associated carboxylesterase 101-like isoform X1 produces the protein MTQTDQYFSSGLELANFAVIPDILQQAWTAISELYKETSQNEGPSSSVKLKIYEPPNCTLIAFFTWPANSKDCVQGNEGGDFVTSSALKGYFPHLNFLCTKSNPKFSVNKPALELFTSIFDVLPKSVMANSKPLIITGNSLGGSVASLFTLSLLEKINFTNTKRPLCITFGSPLIGDEGLQEAISNYPTWNSCFLHVVSDQDPVPRVLINGYQPFGTFLLCSKLGCSCFEDPRTILELLKATYSGSPGNQDPNPVFDVYGTFVKDINRKVICKDNTMLPEGTTQPLRACITKQIVATGLMQPEQQQRQNVDVNIIITETEKREKLSPKREALDPTKWLNDIKVYMAYLEQYKKLSKDDGIGYYDRYKFERMTTTYMDLEKYKKSLTIYWKDMVDQAEKRPQTIGAFLRTRMLFGGTNYRRMIEPLDIANYYNKGLSDYINNGRSEHYKKLEQWLKETEKPSSSSGPNDLKKQNVKSILTEDSCFWAQVEEALILCESLTGRESSVMNKESSKKKRKASAMDEESSKKKLVEFENYVYGLLKNYAVSSEIFLPKSSFMKWWGEYREIMGTSYSSSLTNFLKNDNNYEAYAKGSLVF, from the exons ATGACCCAAACTGATCAGTA TTTTAGCAGTGGGTTAGAGTTGGCAAATTTCGCGGTGATCCCTGATATCCTACAGCAAGCATGGACTGCAATTAGTGAACTATATAAAGAAACCAGTCAAAATGAAGGACCATCTTCCTCagtgaaattaaaaatttatgagCCACCAAACTGTACACTCATAGCTTTTTTCACTTGGCCTGCTAATAGCAAAGACTGTGTTCAGGGAAACGAAGGAGGAGATTTTGTTACATCATCAGCTCTTAAGGGGTATTTTCCTCACCTCAATTTCCTGTGCACCAAAAGCAACCCAAAGTTCTCCGTTAACAAACCTGCGTTGGAGCTTTTTACCTCCATTTTTGATGTGCTCCCGAAATCTGTG ATGGCCAATTCCAAACCATTAATTATCACTGGAAACTCGCTAGGAGGATCTGTTGCATCTCTCTTCACCTTGTCACTACtagaaaaaatcaattttacaAACACCAAACGCCCACTTTGCATCACTTTTGGTTCACCCCTTATTGGTGATGAAGGTCTGCAAGAAGCCATATCAAACTATCCAACATGGAACTCTTGCTTTTTGCATGTAGTTTCTGACCAGGATCCAGTTCCTAGAGTCTTAATTAATGGTTACCAGCCTTTTGGCACATTTCTCTTGTGTTCAAAGCTGGGTTGTTCTTGTTTTGAGGATCCTCGAACCATTTTGGAGTTGTTGAAGGCAACCTATTCAGGGAGTCCTGGAAATCAAGATCCTAATCCAGTTTTTGACGTCTATGGAACATTTGTGAAGGATATCAACCGAAAGGTAATTTGTAAGGATAATACAATGTTGCCTGAAGGAACTACACAACCATTACGGGCATGCATTACTAAACAAATAGTAGCAACTGGACTGATGCAACCAGAG CAGCAACAACGACAGAATGTTGACGTCAACATTATCATTACAGAGACAGAAAAACGGGAAAAATTGTCACCAAAAAGGGAGGCTCTTGATCCCACCAAGTGGTTGAATGACATTAAAGTGTATATGGCCTACCTAGAACAGTATAAGAAGTTGTCTAAAGACGATGGAATTGGATACTATGACAGATATAAGTTTGAAAGAATGACTACAACTTATATGGATCTGGAAAAGTATAAAAAATCCCTCACAATTTACTGGAAAGATATGGTTGATCAAGCAGAGAAAAGGCCCCAGACAATAGGTGCCTTCCTTCGTACCCGAATGCTCTTTGGGGGAACAAATTACCGAAGGATGATTGAACCATTGGATATAGCTAATTACTACAACAAGGGCTTAAGCGACTACATAAATAATGGAAGGTCTGAACATTACAAAAAATTGGAGCAATGGCTGAAAGAAACTGAGAAACCTTCAAGTTCAAGTGGTCCAAATGATTTGAAGAAACAGAATGTGAAGTCAATTCTGACGGAGGATTCTTGCTTTTGGGCACAAGTTGAGGAGGCTCTCATTTTATGCGAATCGTTGACGGGCAGAGAATCAAGTGTTATGAACAAAGAATCATCAAAGAAGAAACGAAAAGCAAGTGCTATGGACGAAGaatcatcaaagaaaaaactGGTTGAGTTTGAAAACTATGTATACGGTTTGTTGAAAAATTATGCAGTATCTTCTGAGATTTTCTTACCTAAGAGCAGCTTCATGAAATGGTGGGGAGAGTATAGAGAAATTATGGGAACTTCTTATAGTTCTAGTCTCACTAACTTTCTCAAGAATGACAACAATTACGAGGCTTATGCTAAAGGCTCCCTGGTCTTTTAA